The Brevinematia bacterium genome window below encodes:
- the ribH gene encoding 6,7-dimethyl-8-ribityllumazine synthase, with protein sequence MRIFEGNLSGKGLSFAIVASKFNKLITDKLLDGAINFLKQVETEEGNIDIFWVPGSFEIPIAVEEILSYRKYDAVICLGTLIRGETPHFEYIATHVTKSLLDLSIKHHTPVAFGIITANTVEEAIDRAGLKMGNKGIEATIAAVEMANLRKLIGRITV encoded by the coding sequence GGATTTTTGAAGGTAATCTCTCGGGTAAGGGGCTAAGTTTTGCAATAGTGGCAAGCAAGTTCAATAAACTTATAACTGATAAGCTCTTAGATGGGGCGATAAATTTCCTTAAGCAGGTTGAGACTGAGGAAGGGAATATTGACATATTTTGGGTTCCTGGTTCGTTTGAGATACCTATTGCGGTTGAGGAAATTCTATCTTACAGAAAATACGATGCTGTTATCTGCCTTGGGACATTAATAAGAGGTGAAACTCCTCATTTTGAATACATAGCAACACACGTGACAAAGTCATTGTTAGATTTATCCATAAAGCATCATACGCCAGTTGCTTTTGGTATAATTACAGCAAATACCGTTGAGGAGGCAATTGATAGGGCGGGATTGAAGATGGGTAATAAAGGAATAGAGGCTACTATTGCTGCAGTTGAAATGGCAAACTTGAGGAAATTAATAGGTAGAATTACTGTCTAA